The Geotalea uraniireducens Rf4 genome window below encodes:
- a CDS encoding bifunctional folylpolyglutamate synthase/dihydrofolate synthase, with the protein MTYQETLSYIYGLGRFGMKPGLERITATLQALHNPQDAFKTVHVAGTNGKGSTSSFLASMLAEGGHRVGLFTSPHLINFTERIRINGREIAEEEVVHLAEQVIAAAPPETTFFELVTAMATLYFAEQKVQLAIMEVGMGGRLDATNALSGILSLITPVAYDHCDYLGASLAAIAGEKAGVIKVGRSVVVSPQEQDALSVIRNRCLEMKSPFYGYGEAFTAFWSDTGLSYRGIGLEMDGLRPGLAGRYQQANAASALAAAELLDGMGFPLDAGTLRSGIEKAHWPGRMEILGTSPRILLDGAHNPAGSKALAEALEDIPRDRLLIVAGMMGDKDVDGILGPLLPLADEMLAVAPSLARALPSEKLAEFCRSRGVTAHDAGTVAAGLSSARDIAGPDDLILVCGSLFTVGEARAVLLSKNFEPFRG; encoded by the coding sequence ATGACCTATCAGGAGACCCTCTCATATATCTACGGCCTTGGCCGTTTCGGTATGAAACCGGGGCTGGAGAGGATCACCGCTACTCTGCAGGCGCTCCATAACCCGCAGGATGCCTTCAAGACCGTCCACGTTGCCGGCACCAACGGCAAGGGTTCCACCTCCAGCTTCCTCGCTTCCATGCTTGCCGAAGGGGGGCACCGGGTCGGGCTCTTTACTTCTCCGCACCTGATAAATTTCACCGAACGCATTCGCATCAACGGCCGTGAGATAGCCGAAGAGGAAGTGGTTCACCTGGCTGAGCAGGTCATCGCCGCAGCTCCACCTGAAACCACATTTTTCGAGCTGGTTACTGCCATGGCCACCCTTTACTTTGCAGAACAAAAGGTCCAGCTGGCGATCATGGAAGTGGGGATGGGAGGGCGGCTCGACGCCACCAACGCCCTTTCCGGCATCCTTTCGCTCATCACTCCCGTCGCCTACGACCATTGCGATTATCTGGGCGCTTCCCTGGCCGCGATTGCCGGGGAAAAAGCAGGGGTCATAAAGGTGGGGCGGTCCGTCGTGGTTTCCCCCCAGGAACAGGATGCACTGTCGGTTATCAGGAATCGCTGTCTGGAGATGAAAAGCCCCTTCTATGGCTATGGTGAGGCATTTACCGCTTTCTGGTCGGATACCGGGCTGTCATACCGGGGGATCGGCCTGGAAATGGACGGTTTGCGCCCCGGACTTGCCGGGCGCTATCAACAGGCGAATGCGGCCTCTGCTTTAGCGGCGGCAGAGCTTCTTGACGGCATGGGATTTCCCCTGGATGCGGGTACCTTGCGCAGTGGGATCGAAAAAGCGCACTGGCCAGGGAGGATGGAGATACTCGGTACATCCCCCCGGATACTGCTGGACGGCGCGCACAATCCTGCCGGCAGTAAGGCCCTGGCTGAGGCGCTTGAAGACATTCCGCGCGATCGCCTCCTGATTGTTGCCGGCATGATGGGTGACAAGGATGTCGACGGTATCCTTGGGCCGCTCCTGCCCCTTGCTGACGAAATGTTGGCCGTCGCACCATCCCTTGCGCGTGCTCTGCCGTCGGAGAAGCTTGCCGAATTCTGCCGTTCCAGAGGGGTAACGGCCCATGATGCGGGTACTGTTGCCGCAGGACTTTCGTCTGCCCGGGATATTGCCGGACCGGACGACCTGATACTGGTTTGCGGCTCCCTCTTC
- the accD gene encoding acetyl-CoA carboxylase, carboxyltransferase subunit beta, with product MGLFKKSNVAPEQVEKKRVRVPEGLWTKCQNCGEVIISKEIVNNLNVCPKCNFHFRITARKRLEILLDQGSFVEFDANMVSVDFLNFKDSKSYQERINAAVAKGGSKDAIICGEGQIEGTPVQMAVFDFSFMGGSMGSVVGEKITRAIERGIEKRTPVIIISASGGARMQESILSLMQMAKTSAALAKLKEQGLPFISILTDPTTGGVTASFAMLGDINMSEPKALIGFAGPRVIEQTIRQKLPVGFQRAEYLLDHGMVDIIVERKDMRQRLSQILKMLYRQ from the coding sequence ATGGGCTTATTCAAAAAAAGCAATGTTGCGCCGGAGCAGGTTGAAAAGAAACGGGTCCGGGTACCTGAGGGGCTCTGGACAAAATGCCAGAACTGCGGTGAGGTGATTATCTCCAAAGAGATCGTGAATAACCTCAATGTTTGCCCAAAATGCAATTTTCATTTCCGCATTACTGCCCGCAAAAGACTGGAAATCCTTCTCGACCAGGGAAGCTTCGTCGAGTTTGATGCGAATATGGTGTCGGTTGATTTTCTTAATTTCAAGGATTCCAAGAGTTACCAGGAGCGGATTAATGCTGCCGTAGCCAAAGGGGGCTCAAAAGACGCCATTATCTGTGGCGAAGGGCAGATAGAAGGGACCCCGGTGCAGATGGCGGTATTTGACTTTTCCTTCATGGGCGGCAGCATGGGGAGCGTGGTCGGTGAGAAGATCACGCGGGCCATTGAGCGGGGGATTGAGAAGCGTACGCCGGTGATCATCATCTCTGCTTCCGGCGGGGCGCGCATGCAGGAAAGCATTCTGTCTCTGATGCAAATGGCCAAGACCTCGGCGGCCCTGGCAAAACTGAAGGAACAGGGACTGCCGTTCATCTCCATACTTACAGATCCCACCACCGGCGGCGTTACGGCAAGTTTTGCCATGCTGGGCGACATCAACATGTCCGAACCAAAGGCCCTGATAGGTTTTGCCGGCCCACGGGTCATCGAGCAGACCATCCGCCAGAAGCTGCCCGTCGGCTTCCAGCGTGCCGAATACCTTCTCGATCACGGCATGGTCGATATCATCGTCGAGCGGAAGGATATGCGGCAACGGTTGTCGCAGATACTGAAGATGTTGTACCGGCAGTAG
- the trpA gene encoding tryptophan synthase subunit alpha gives MSRIATTFANLAKQNEKALVTFITAGDPDLETTEKLILELEKSGADLIELGVPFSDPMADGPTIQLSSERALCAGTTLPKILTLVKSVRQQTEIPLILMGYYNPVFLYGIERFVADAVSAGVDGVLLVDLPPEEAEEFKAAADREGLDVIFLLTPTSDEARIRKVANLGSGFIYYVSVTGVTGARTSVADTVFPDVKKIREHVTLPLVVGFGISDPVQAGRVAAVADGVVVGSALVKLFEEFRGDELRERLGGFVAALKAGVKAVGG, from the coding sequence ATGAGCAGAATTGCAACAACATTTGCCAACCTGGCGAAGCAGAATGAGAAGGCGCTTGTCACGTTTATTACCGCTGGCGATCCTGATCTGGAAACAACGGAGAAACTGATCCTGGAACTGGAAAAGTCCGGCGCCGATCTGATCGAACTGGGTGTACCTTTTTCCGATCCGATGGCTGACGGACCGACTATCCAGCTTTCTTCGGAGCGCGCCCTCTGCGCCGGTACGACACTGCCTAAAATTTTAACCTTGGTAAAATCTGTTCGGCAACAGACGGAGATTCCCCTTATTCTGATGGGGTATTACAACCCGGTCTTTCTTTATGGCATAGAGCGGTTTGTAGCCGATGCCGTGTCGGCGGGGGTTGATGGCGTGCTGCTGGTCGACCTGCCTCCTGAAGAAGCCGAAGAATTCAAGGCGGCAGCGGATCGGGAAGGGTTAGACGTGATATTCCTGCTGACCCCCACATCCGATGAAGCCAGGATCAGGAAAGTGGCAAATCTTGGCAGTGGTTTTATCTACTATGTTTCGGTTACCGGCGTTACCGGTGCGCGGACGAGTGTTGCGGATACGGTTTTTCCCGATGTGAAAAAGATCCGGGAGCATGTAACCTTGCCGCTTGTGGTCGGTTTCGGCATTTCCGACCCGGTGCAGGCCGGCCGGGTGGCAGCCGTTGCCGATGGCGTGGTTGTAGGAAGTGCGCTGGTAAAGCTTTTCGAAGAATTCCGGGGGGATGAACTCCGAGAGCGGCTAGGCGGATTTGTCGCAGCATTGAAGGCAGGGGTGAAGGCGGTCGGTGGTTGA
- a CDS encoding methyl-accepting chemotaxis protein, with protein sequence MKNLKLSHRLVGSFMIMALIVAITGAFGSWSMRRVGDQIQNIMQNLASQQKLVLLMGVTQKYCHVSLMQAALVRAEMEKFEEYAEDYRMKRDLFRSQCNIMLKGNAKLGIKPAQHGSVIEKRTQAALASWEEVEKIADELLARKEALLKGLKAGVVDQAAMAALADEKLHRLTEDDINPAIEKAKADADDLLVEVGIQMTKADKQVREIQSSAGIAFVVVIIAAVLLGLLLGLKTTKNIVNRINRMARALDNGAEGDLTAKLEIDSGDELGKLGSDFNVMVEKLSGMVGNVNKSAAELTHLSGTITESSQKVVNTAKLQAESVNNTSAAVSQINASVKGVSQGVDSLSLSASESSSSILEMAASVEEVAQNVETLSHSVDEVSSSILQMAASIKQVGNGVVSLLDASTTTASSVMEMDSSIKQVEKNAMETAAISDAVRKDAETGKEAVEATIAGINEIKRSSRITYEVIDTLSGRANDIGTILSVIDEVAEQTNLLALNAAIIAAQAGEHGKGFAVVADEIKELAERTSSSTREIAMVIKAVQDETHRAVNAIDQAEKSIADGELLSQKSGEALNKIVSGVKKATEQVEEIARATVEQARGSQMIRDAMEQVSEMVGQIAKATREQGQGSELIMTAVEKMKTLTTQVRSSTREQSNVGNFIAQSTENITDMIQQIKRACDEQNRGSEQIVVAVEDIQQSTHINLEATGAMDEAVSGLFRQIEILRNEMGMFKIEG encoded by the coding sequence GTGAAAAACTTGAAACTTAGTCATCGTCTTGTCGGTTCTTTTATGATAATGGCCCTGATTGTCGCCATAACCGGCGCTTTCGGCTCCTGGAGCATGAGGCGGGTCGGCGACCAGATTCAGAACATCATGCAGAATCTGGCCAGCCAGCAGAAACTGGTTCTGCTCATGGGGGTAACGCAGAAATATTGTCATGTCAGTCTCATGCAGGCGGCGCTGGTGCGTGCCGAAATGGAAAAATTTGAAGAGTATGCCGAAGATTACCGGATGAAGCGGGATCTCTTCAGAAGCCAGTGCAACATCATGTTGAAAGGCAATGCGAAGCTGGGGATCAAGCCTGCGCAGCATGGGAGCGTTATCGAAAAACGGACCCAGGCGGCCCTTGCCAGTTGGGAAGAGGTCGAGAAGATTGCCGACGAGCTTCTCGCCCGCAAGGAAGCGTTGCTGAAAGGGCTCAAAGCCGGCGTCGTCGATCAGGCGGCCATGGCTGCCCTTGCCGATGAAAAATTGCATCGTCTCACGGAAGACGACATAAATCCTGCCATAGAAAAAGCCAAAGCCGATGCCGACGACCTGCTTGTTGAGGTGGGTATCCAGATGACCAAGGCGGACAAGCAGGTCCGCGAAATTCAGAGTTCTGCGGGAATTGCCTTTGTTGTGGTAATCATCGCCGCCGTCCTGCTTGGGCTTTTATTGGGGCTCAAGACCACGAAGAACATCGTCAACCGCATCAATAGAATGGCCAGAGCCCTGGATAACGGCGCGGAGGGGGACCTTACCGCCAAGCTTGAAATCGACTCAGGGGACGAGCTTGGCAAGTTGGGGAGCGATTTCAATGTAATGGTGGAGAAATTGTCCGGAATGGTCGGCAATGTCAACAAGTCCGCGGCTGAATTGACCCATTTATCCGGCACTATTACCGAATCTTCGCAAAAAGTCGTGAATACGGCCAAATTGCAGGCAGAGAGCGTCAACAATACCTCGGCGGCGGTGAGCCAGATCAACGCATCAGTCAAAGGGGTTTCCCAGGGTGTTGACAGTCTTTCCCTATCCGCTTCGGAAAGTTCCTCATCGATTCTGGAGATGGCAGCCAGCGTTGAAGAGGTGGCCCAGAATGTTGAAACCCTGTCGCACTCTGTCGATGAGGTGAGCTCATCCATCCTCCAGATGGCTGCTTCCATCAAGCAGGTGGGTAACGGCGTCGTCAGCCTCCTGGATGCTTCGACCACCACCGCATCATCGGTCATGGAGATGGACAGCAGCATCAAGCAGGTGGAGAAAAATGCCATGGAGACCGCCGCCATATCCGATGCGGTCCGCAAGGATGCCGAGACCGGCAAAGAAGCGGTGGAGGCTACCATCGCCGGCATCAATGAAATTAAACGTTCGTCGCGCATCACCTATGAAGTTATTGACACCCTCTCCGGCAGGGCCAATGATATCGGGACAATCCTTTCGGTAATCGACGAGGTTGCCGAGCAGACCAACCTCCTGGCGCTGAATGCGGCTATTATTGCTGCCCAGGCCGGTGAGCACGGCAAGGGTTTTGCCGTTGTCGCAGATGAGATAAAGGAGCTTGCCGAGCGCACCAGCAGCTCCACCCGCGAGATTGCGATGGTTATAAAGGCGGTACAGGACGAAACTCACCGGGCGGTTAATGCCATTGACCAGGCGGAAAAAAGCATTGCAGACGGTGAACTGTTGTCGCAGAAATCGGGCGAGGCGTTGAACAAGATCGTATCGGGTGTGAAGAAGGCAACGGAGCAGGTGGAAGAAATAGCCCGCGCTACCGTCGAGCAGGCGAGGGGAAGTCAGATGATCCGTGATGCCATGGAGCAGGTCTCCGAAATGGTCGGTCAGATCGCCAAGGCTACCCGTGAGCAGGGACAGGGGAGCGAGCTCATTATGACCGCGGTGGAGAAAATGAAGACCCTCACGACCCAGGTGAGGTCTTCGACCCGTGAACAGAGCAATGTCGGTAATTTTATCGCCCAGTCCACAGAAAATATTACAGATATGATCCAACAGATCAAGCGAGCCTGTGACGAGCAAAATCGCGGAAGCGAGCAGATTGTGGTCGCTGTTGAGGATATTCAGCAATCAACCCATATCAACCTTGAAGCGACAGGGGCGATGGATGAAGCTGTTTCCGGCTTGTTCCGTCAGATAGAGATTCTTCGCAACGAGATGGGCATGTTCAAGATTGAAGGGTGA
- a CDS encoding multiheme c-type cytochrome → MKNGFFTSLILLSLLIAVMTGCGSDNSGSQTALSTFAASEACIRCHTTTNNISPVTGMNIVEEWKLSTHNTSNGASCIDCHGEGNGHPNSCGVCHGGSSPVSAGFHNPEQAGLCNNCHGPNHPDDVMILNSPQHFGNMTASLPNIKYRASFVSSQYVSNCRKCHNPHNPSSAIEIARQWADSGHGNTLAGARTAYDFKTRGTYEPVNLSFQNNCVRCHTTTGFINFVASGYSDQRPFAGPQYPVVLYPSVSTDKTKEVTGCNACHDDGKGNAYSYKLRALPQVRIYYNYSSANTSPTVKLNNMPVYFPDAGPSNICISCHAGRGIGRMITVAAANFFNFSTSTSISAHDFAGAGNLFQQSGYEYSGRSYTSSAFLHDEIGFNNTNSTGSRGPCITCHMKSDESHSFLPVTFDNQQASDPSAVAIAGIISRTCSKCHNGAIQPAWTAQTLQARRAGFQAALAILNGVLAQKRGSTKTWEKLDGVIIKGTGPNTMGANFNYGLLKNDWGAYAHNDLYAKRLIYDSLDWLYDRDLVSKTNTGGYATDVEAAINGVTTAKNPWNSAVIYSSPQLDGPTGLKALAINYLLGGPGGNRP, encoded by the coding sequence ATGAAAAATGGATTTTTCACATCATTAATTTTACTTTCTCTGCTGATTGCAGTCATGACAGGTTGCGGCAGTGACAATTCAGGAAGCCAGACTGCACTTTCAACCTTTGCTGCCTCAGAAGCATGCATACGCTGTCATACGACAACTAATAATATTTCTCCGGTTACCGGCATGAACATTGTCGAGGAATGGAAGCTTTCCACCCACAATACCAGCAACGGAGCGAGTTGCATTGACTGCCATGGGGAAGGAAACGGTCACCCGAACAGCTGCGGGGTCTGCCATGGCGGCTCTTCACCCGTATCAGCCGGATTCCATAACCCGGAACAGGCCGGTCTCTGTAACAATTGCCACGGCCCGAATCACCCGGACGACGTTATGATCCTCAATTCGCCGCAGCATTTCGGCAACATGACCGCTAGTTTGCCCAACATCAAGTATCGTGCATCCTTTGTCAGCTCACAATATGTGAGCAATTGCCGCAAATGCCATAATCCCCACAATCCCAGCAGCGCCATCGAGATCGCCCGTCAGTGGGCTGACAGCGGGCACGGCAACACTCTTGCCGGGGCAAGGACAGCTTACGACTTCAAGACACGCGGCACCTATGAACCAGTAAACCTGTCATTCCAAAATAATTGTGTTCGTTGTCACACCACGACCGGCTTCATCAACTTTGTCGCTTCAGGCTACAGTGACCAGAGACCGTTCGCAGGTCCACAGTACCCCGTAGTCCTGTATCCGTCAGTCTCAACCGACAAGACCAAAGAAGTTACCGGATGCAATGCCTGCCACGACGACGGCAAAGGGAACGCCTATAGCTATAAACTTAGGGCGCTTCCCCAGGTGCGGATCTATTACAACTACTCTTCGGCGAACACCTCACCAACGGTTAAGCTAAACAATATGCCGGTATATTTTCCCGACGCAGGCCCGTCCAACATATGCATCAGCTGTCATGCAGGGCGCGGCATCGGGCGAATGATCACTGTTGCAGCTGCCAACTTTTTCAACTTTAGTACAAGCACAAGCATAAGCGCCCATGATTTCGCCGGCGCCGGAAATCTGTTCCAGCAGAGCGGCTATGAATATAGCGGACGGAGCTATACCTCATCCGCCTTCCTCCATGACGAGATCGGCTTCAACAACACCAACAGCACCGGCAGCCGCGGTCCCTGCATCACCTGCCACATGAAGAGTGACGAGTCGCACTCTTTTCTACCCGTGACATTCGATAATCAGCAGGCATCCGATCCGTCTGCCGTAGCAATCGCCGGCATCATCAGCCGTACCTGCTCCAAGTGCCACAACGGCGCCATCCAACCGGCATGGACTGCGCAAACCCTTCAGGCGAGGCGAGCGGGATTTCAAGCTGCGCTAGCGATACTTAATGGAGTTCTAGCTCAAAAAAGAGGCAGCACGAAGACCTGGGAGAAACTTGACGGAGTTATCATAAAAGGAACAGGCCCCAACACCATGGGTGCCAACTTTAATTATGGATTGCTTAAAAATGATTGGGGCGCTTACGCCCACAACGACCTCTATGCCAAGCGACTGATCTATGACTCACTTGACTGGCTTTACGACCGCGACTTGGTCTCGAAGACCAACACCGGTGGGTACGCGACTGACGTGGAGGCAGCGATCAACGGTGTCACCACGGCAAAAAATCCGTGGAACAGTGCAGTAATATATTCGAGTCCACAGCTGGATGGACCGACCGGCCTGAAAGCTTTGGCTATCAACTACTTGCTCGGCGGGCCGGGAGGTAACCGTCCCTAG
- the ettA gene encoding energy-dependent translational throttle protein EttA, translated as MNVIDVVGLEKSFGARKVLDCVTFAVGEDEKIGLIGRNGAGKSTMLMILGGLEDREGGTVAMKRGATTGYLSQEPLLDPELTVAEEIERGLKEIRRVMEEFNELSARMADNPSDMERLLSRQGELSGWIEHHGGWNTDYRVSEIMTHLQLPDRNQRISELSGGTKRRVALARLLLEAPDLLLLDEPTNHLDADTTQWLQEYLKNYPGAVLLITHDRYFLDQVATRMLELDEGKMFSYGGGYSRYLEQKEEQLLQEEHSRSRLLNLLRVETAWIRRGAKARTTKQKARIDRYHTLQGKNVVQSVKDTRIGFTTDETLGGTILEFAGLSKAYGPKQLLSDVTFRMKRGDRVGIIGPNGCGKTTLLKMIMGEESPDTGAVVVGKKTRTAYFDQSRQVLNPEETIYDFLGEGDYVQSGQEKRHKIGYLEDFLFSASDRMRKIKTLSGGEKSRLILARLMLLDANLLILDEPTNDLDIPTLQLLDESLANFPGCVLMVTHDRFFLDKVATGILAFEGAGRATFYEGNYSFYRELREQVRSEEKAEAQKDGRRGAKNQSSSDVMKPKKGLTYAERLELEQLEKVIEELEQQKTSIEAMLADPREYEKADGGIAGLSAEYTRVEQELAARYIRWEELELKKEA; from the coding sequence ATGAATGTTATAGACGTTGTCGGACTGGAAAAAAGTTTTGGCGCAAGAAAAGTCCTTGATTGCGTCACCTTTGCCGTCGGTGAAGATGAAAAGATCGGACTGATCGGCAGGAATGGCGCGGGCAAATCGACCATGCTGATGATCCTGGGCGGACTGGAAGACCGCGAAGGGGGCACTGTCGCCATGAAACGCGGCGCCACGACCGGATATCTTTCCCAGGAACCGCTGCTTGATCCCGAATTGACTGTGGCGGAAGAGATTGAACGAGGGTTGAAGGAAATCCGCCGGGTCATGGAAGAATTCAACGAGCTTTCCGCAAGGATGGCCGACAATCCATCTGACATGGAGAGACTCCTGTCGAGACAGGGTGAGCTTTCCGGCTGGATAGAACATCATGGCGGCTGGAATACCGATTACCGGGTTTCCGAAATAATGACCCATCTCCAGTTGCCCGACCGAAACCAGCGGATTTCTGAACTGTCCGGCGGGACGAAGCGGCGCGTGGCCCTGGCCAGGCTGCTCCTGGAGGCGCCGGATCTGCTGCTTCTGGACGAGCCGACCAACCATCTCGATGCGGACACCACCCAGTGGCTGCAGGAATACTTGAAGAACTATCCAGGCGCAGTGCTGCTCATCACCCATGACCGTTACTTCCTTGATCAGGTGGCAACACGGATGCTGGAGCTGGACGAGGGGAAGATGTTTTCCTATGGCGGCGGGTATAGCCGCTACCTTGAGCAGAAGGAGGAACAGCTCCTTCAGGAAGAGCATTCCCGCTCGCGCCTCCTCAACCTGCTGCGCGTCGAAACCGCCTGGATACGCCGAGGCGCCAAGGCGCGGACGACAAAGCAGAAGGCGCGCATCGACCGTTATCACACCCTCCAGGGAAAAAACGTCGTGCAGTCCGTTAAAGATACCAGGATCGGTTTCACCACCGACGAAACCCTGGGTGGGACCATCCTTGAATTTGCCGGCCTGTCTAAAGCCTATGGACCGAAGCAGCTCCTCAGCGATGTTACCTTTCGCATGAAGCGGGGTGACCGGGTCGGGATCATCGGTCCCAATGGCTGCGGCAAAACCACCCTGTTGAAGATGATCATGGGTGAGGAGAGCCCTGATACGGGGGCGGTCGTGGTCGGTAAAAAGACCCGGACTGCATATTTCGACCAGTCCCGGCAGGTGCTCAACCCGGAAGAAACCATCTACGATTTTCTCGGTGAAGGGGACTACGTCCAGTCAGGCCAGGAGAAACGCCACAAGATCGGCTACCTGGAGGATTTCCTTTTTTCTGCTTCGGACCGGATGCGGAAGATCAAGACCCTTTCCGGCGGGGAAAAAAGCCGCCTGATCCTGGCAAGGCTGATGCTTCTCGATGCCAACCTGCTGATACTGGATGAGCCGACCAACGACCTGGATATTCCCACCTTGCAGCTATTGGACGAGTCACTGGCAAACTTTCCCGGCTGCGTACTGATGGTGACCCACGACCGTTTTTTCCTCGACAAGGTGGCCACCGGCATCCTCGCCTTCGAAGGGGCTGGTCGGGCGACTTTTTACGAGGGGAATTACAGTTTCTACCGGGAACTCCGAGAGCAGGTGCGGAGCGAAGAAAAGGCAGAGGCACAGAAGGATGGGCGACGGGGTGCAAAAAACCAGTCATCTTCCGATGTGATGAAGCCGAAAAAAGGGCTCACCTATGCCGAGCGGCTCGAACTGGAGCAGCTGGAGAAGGTGATCGAGGAGCTTGAACAGCAGAAAACGTCTATTGAGGCAATGCTCGCAGATCCTCGCGAATACGAGAAGGCTGATGGTGGCATTGCAGGGCTCTCCGCCGAATATACCAGGGTAGAGCAGGAGCTGGCGGCACGTTATATACGATGGGAGGAGCTGGAGCTGAAGAAAGAAGCGTAA
- a CDS encoding LEA type 2 family protein, which translates to MKKLLFCCLMFLTGCSLFVANPEVVIKDVNVTGLDEGGVAIEFYLSVTNPNSYDLKLLGYSYDLKIMAVPLSKGGARELVDFPGKSTTDVRLPVRIAYHDMVEILKRRPDPNHIPYQLKAGFDLDTPVGALAVPFDKSGTYAIPESYRPSFYLKQISDLLGELKK; encoded by the coding sequence GTGAAAAAACTGCTGTTCTGCTGTCTGATGTTCCTGACCGGCTGCTCCTTGTTTGTTGCAAATCCTGAAGTAGTGATAAAAGATGTGAACGTAACCGGCCTGGATGAAGGCGGAGTCGCAATAGAATTTTATCTTTCGGTTACAAATCCCAATAGTTACGACCTGAAGCTGCTGGGCTACAGCTATGATCTCAAGATCATGGCCGTCCCGCTGTCGAAGGGGGGCGCCCGTGAGCTGGTGGATTTTCCGGGTAAATCTACCACCGACGTGAGGCTGCCGGTAAGAATCGCCTACCATGACATGGTGGAGATACTCAAACGCCGGCCGGACCCGAACCACATCCCCTATCAGCTCAAAGCTGGTTTTGACCTGGATACACCGGTGGGAGCACTTGCCGTTCCCTTTGACAAGAGTGGTACCTACGCGATTCCCGAGAGTTACCGCCCCTCCTTTTACCTCAAACAAATCAGTGATTTACTGGGCGAATTGAAAAAATGA
- a CDS encoding transglycosylase SLT domain-containing protein — protein sequence MKKTILILAVMLLLGASCDKAHIQQVQAPAKVGDSELDREIRRVMEKGINLEERKRQVPAIATAFARRTEPQRARWLAALCYLKTLGTTFMPMDLAEIALAETGAHGLSARAVSHKGALGVWQLMPSRAKSHGYAPDDMEDDEKCAAAAVRELLSKLEMANGNIVRAKKLYCGVGPEANAYEVKRRQFRREILDELTKAGSQAAEIKRYKTESPS from the coding sequence ATGAAAAAAACTATTTTGATTTTGGCAGTAATGCTGCTACTGGGGGCATCCTGCGACAAGGCTCATATCCAGCAGGTCCAAGCACCTGCGAAGGTGGGGGATTCGGAGCTTGATCGCGAGATTCGCAGGGTGATGGAAAAGGGGATAAATCTGGAGGAAAGAAAACGCCAGGTTCCGGCCATAGCTACGGCCTTTGCCCGAAGGACCGAGCCGCAGCGGGCCCGTTGGCTTGCCGCTCTTTGTTATCTTAAGACATTGGGAACCACATTTATGCCGATGGACCTTGCAGAGATTGCCCTTGCTGAAACCGGCGCTCATGGCTTATCGGCCCGGGCCGTGTCGCATAAAGGTGCGCTGGGGGTCTGGCAGTTGATGCCCAGCAGGGCGAAAAGCCACGGTTATGCGCCTGACGACATGGAAGACGATGAAAAATGTGCGGCTGCCGCGGTCCGTGAACTACTGAGCAAGCTGGAAATGGCGAACGGAAACATTGTGAGGGCAAAAAAACTTTATTGCGGCGTGGGACCGGAAGCAAATGCCTATGAGGTGAAACGGCGCCAGTTCAGGAGGGAAATCCTTGATGAATTGACTAAAGCCGGATCGCAGGCTGCGGAAATAAAAAGGTACAAGACTGAAAGTCCGTCGTAA